Proteins encoded together in one Calditrichota bacterium window:
- a CDS encoding SDR family oxidoreductase — protein sequence MESLDGHRPATLIVGVSGDLLEVARELGRQGERIGLLSRNTGLIYRYQERLQSWGVDCEVFVADVTESQGVLNAMMKFSAWSPRVDRLIYNVGVLSTESAASVTEGELARVMGANFFGFVNCFQLVLPMFQRLKRGHAIVLSSAAALDAEEQPVAYAASKASLKIYLNSLRKEIAALDIAISEVYLGRVATQEGPRELTCEEIVVGVCDVIQSRSERLMIGDEGENSTN from the coding sequence ATGGAATCTTTAGACGGCCATAGGCCGGCGACGCTAATCGTCGGAGTGTCGGGCGATTTACTGGAAGTGGCGCGCGAGTTGGGGCGGCAAGGCGAACGCATCGGGTTGCTTTCGCGGAACACGGGCCTCATTTACCGCTACCAAGAGCGGCTCCAGTCATGGGGTGTCGATTGTGAGGTCTTTGTGGCGGATGTCACCGAATCGCAAGGCGTGCTGAATGCCATGATGAAATTCAGTGCATGGTCTCCGCGTGTGGACAGATTAATTTACAATGTTGGTGTGTTGTCGACGGAGAGTGCGGCATCCGTAACAGAGGGCGAACTCGCGCGAGTGATGGGGGCGAATTTTTTCGGATTCGTGAATTGTTTTCAACTGGTCTTGCCGATGTTTCAAAGGCTAAAGCGCGGACATGCCATAGTCCTGTCAAGCGCTGCGGCCTTGGATGCCGAAGAACAGCCTGTAGCCTATGCGGCGAGCAAGGCTTCGCTTAAAATCTATTTAAATTCACTTCGCAAAGAAATCGCGGCACTCGACATTGCAATAAGTGAAGTATACCTTGGTAGAGTGGCAACTCAAGAAGGGCCACGCGAACTTACGTGTGAAGAAATCGTGGTGGGAGTTTGCGACGTTATCCAATCTCGGTCAGAGCGTCTGATGATCGGTGACGAAGGAGAAAACTCCACAAATTGA
- a CDS encoding T9SS type A sorting domain-containing protein has product MGHSNMRMNYYKWLLLCMAVASIATAGVRYVGMGPVSGKWDVGDSVIVAEGAFVPEGEVLDVERDVHIYFEGIEKFSVEGVLTILGTVDEPVTISCMEGWRGLQLNGETGWHTLNNVKFSSVLGLAHQCVEVLNGGLEMNGCSLEAAETCMRATAAELHVRSNSFLTHRLYSKAVILNRLSGAASSDCEFAPGNIFRDNFVRAIVPQLNPGDPIDPFAVTAGLWIDESTNICLSHNDITVVSPLVAVGVRFGNSPESGVQLWKLDYTIVYVESMSHMVIGVLNEVDGDLDVSKMTITALGAPGFGSSCFFAARTSYIQISSTTSIMRNATDIFFNTSGAGRIDANYIVKWTADGATVAGVMGSQENETQLLSDVDEYAINIGDSVWEADPGFAAVGELGQWETAAEMAAFYSLTAGSPCIDHGDPTRGHDPDNTRLDIGRFYYHQTSSPVGERPEVAETVMLAAYPNPFNPSTTLRFEVANPGILRVAVWDVLGQVVYQSVVPVYSAGLQNVHFEASGLASGLYIARAELDGRFLGTQKLMLVK; this is encoded by the coding sequence ATGGGACATTCTAACATGAGAATGAACTATTACAAGTGGCTTCTGCTTTGTATGGCCGTTGCATCAATTGCGACGGCTGGGGTGAGGTACGTCGGAATGGGGCCAGTGTCCGGAAAATGGGATGTTGGCGATTCCGTGATTGTTGCGGAAGGCGCATTTGTCCCTGAAGGAGAGGTTCTCGATGTTGAGCGCGACGTACATATCTACTTCGAAGGCATTGAGAAGTTCTCGGTAGAAGGCGTTCTGACAATTTTGGGTACGGTTGATGAGCCCGTGACTATTTCGTGTATGGAAGGCTGGCGCGGACTTCAGCTCAACGGGGAAACGGGTTGGCACACTCTGAATAATGTCAAGTTCTCATCGGTTTTGGGCTTGGCGCACCAATGCGTTGAAGTCCTAAACGGTGGTTTGGAGATGAACGGTTGCAGCCTTGAGGCCGCAGAAACTTGTATGCGCGCCACGGCTGCTGAGCTTCATGTACGAAGCAATTCGTTTCTGACACATCGACTGTATTCGAAAGCAGTAATTTTGAACAGGCTTTCTGGCGCCGCGTCCTCCGACTGCGAGTTTGCGCCCGGCAATATCTTTCGTGATAACTTTGTTCGCGCCATTGTTCCTCAGTTGAACCCGGGTGATCCCATAGATCCGTTTGCGGTGACCGCAGGACTTTGGATCGACGAAAGCACAAATATTTGTCTTTCACACAACGACATCACAGTGGTTTCGCCTTTGGTTGCTGTGGGTGTTCGATTCGGGAATTCTCCTGAATCCGGTGTACAGTTGTGGAAACTGGATTATACGATCGTCTACGTTGAGAGCATGTCGCACATGGTGATCGGCGTGCTGAATGAAGTGGACGGTGATTTGGATGTTTCGAAGATGACGATAACCGCGCTTGGTGCGCCGGGCTTCGGCTCGAGCTGTTTCTTTGCCGCGCGTACGTCGTACATTCAGATAAGTTCGACGACTTCGATCATGCGCAACGCTACCGACATCTTCTTTAACACAAGTGGCGCTGGTCGAATTGACGCAAACTATATCGTCAAGTGGACGGCCGACGGCGCGACAGTAGCTGGCGTAATGGGATCGCAGGAGAATGAAACGCAGTTGCTAAGTGACGTCGACGAATACGCGATCAACATTGGCGACTCTGTTTGGGAAGCGGATCCCGGTTTCGCGGCAGTTGGTGAACTGGGCCAGTGGGAGACTGCGGCAGAAATGGCGGCCTTCTATTCCTTGACCGCGGGATCTCCGTGTATCGATCACGGTGATCCGACTCGGGGACATGACCCTGACAACACACGTTTAGATATTGGCCGATTCTACTATCATCAGACCTCTTCGCCTGTAGGCGAGCGGCCCGAAGTTGCAGAGACAGTAATGTTGGCTGCCTATCCAAATCCGTTCAATCCGAGCACAACGCTGCGGTTCGAAGTCGCCAACCCGGGGATATTGCGGGTCGCGGTATGGGATGTCTTAGGGCAAGTCGTCTATCAGTCTGTAGTTCCCGTTTATTCGGCGGGTTTGCAAAATGTGCACTTTGAAGCCTCTGGTTTAGCTTCAGGGCTTTACATAGCCCGGGCCGAACTGGATGGACGCTTCCTCGGCACACAAAAGCTGATGCTTGTAAAATAA
- a CDS encoding sigma 54-interacting transcriptional regulator, which yields MEGSSARLPGTSGIVTQPALPREQLQALFDISQVLNTIWEIDSLLERIMDIAIQTVNAERGFLVLKEEGNGKDDGSGLSVRTARNIAPETALSVSEISRSIVMDAIESQQGVLTIDAQTDPRFAGAESVIFNQIRAVMAVPFLLRGKIVGAIYLDSRKHREGFTDELLSFVKAFSNLCAIAIENARLMGSLRDENYQLRSEVQRTYQFKEIIGNSSKMQEIFELLNKIIHADISVLLEGESGTGKELVARALHYNGPRRDKAFIAQFCGNLSETLLESELFGHKRGAFTGAVSDKKGLLEIADGGTFFLDEVSDIPLSIQAKLLRVLQDGEFRRVGDTETRRVNVRVISATNKPLAKEVEKGSFREDLFYRLNVITINMPSLRDRDGDLPLLVRHFLTKYATKTGTAEKKITSDAMRLLAGYHWPGNVRELENAIERAIVLAGERDITPDELIIPRVLKTPGGSRSLREHEREYVLRTLEEMGGNKTKTASALGVSLRWLHYKLAEWKDGGN from the coding sequence ATGGAAGGTTCATCTGCTAGACTTCCGGGAACCTCCGGAATTGTAACCCAGCCCGCGCTCCCGCGAGAGCAGCTTCAGGCATTGTTCGATATTTCTCAAGTCCTCAATACGATTTGGGAAATCGACTCATTGCTTGAACGCATTATGGACATCGCGATTCAAACCGTGAATGCGGAGCGAGGTTTTCTTGTCCTTAAGGAAGAAGGCAACGGCAAAGACGACGGATCCGGATTGTCGGTCCGTACGGCTCGCAACATCGCACCCGAGACGGCGTTGTCCGTATCCGAAATCAGCCGTTCGATCGTCATGGACGCGATTGAGTCTCAGCAGGGTGTACTGACGATTGACGCACAAACCGATCCGCGCTTCGCCGGCGCGGAATCCGTCATCTTCAACCAAATTCGCGCCGTAATGGCCGTGCCTTTTCTCTTGCGAGGCAAGATTGTCGGAGCGATCTATTTGGACAGCCGCAAGCACCGCGAAGGTTTCACGGACGAGTTGCTTTCATTTGTAAAAGCCTTTTCGAATCTTTGTGCGATCGCGATTGAGAACGCGCGTTTGATGGGCAGCCTTCGCGACGAAAACTACCAGCTTCGCAGTGAAGTTCAGCGCACGTACCAATTCAAGGAAATTATCGGCAACAGCTCGAAGATGCAGGAGATTTTCGAACTGCTGAACAAGATTATTCATGCCGACATTTCTGTATTGTTGGAAGGCGAGTCGGGAACGGGAAAAGAACTGGTGGCCCGCGCGCTCCACTACAACGGCCCGCGCCGGGACAAGGCTTTTATCGCACAGTTCTGCGGCAACTTGTCCGAGACTCTGCTTGAAAGCGAGTTGTTCGGCCATAAGCGCGGCGCGTTCACCGGAGCGGTTTCGGACAAGAAGGGTCTTCTGGAAATCGCAGACGGCGGAACATTTTTCTTGGATGAAGTTTCCGATATTCCACTGTCGATTCAAGCCAAGCTGCTGCGCGTGCTGCAAGACGGAGAATTTCGCAGAGTAGGCGACACTGAAACCCGGCGTGTCAACGTGCGGGTGATCTCTGCCACGAACAAGCCACTTGCCAAAGAGGTTGAAAAGGGCTCATTCCGAGAAGACCTTTTCTATCGCCTCAATGTTATTACGATCAACATGCCTTCTTTGCGGGACCGTGACGGCGATTTGCCTCTGCTTGTCCGGCACTTCCTCACGAAGTATGCGACCAAGACTGGCACGGCGGAAAAGAAGATCACGTCAGACGCGATGCGTCTTTTGGCGGGCTATCATTGGCCGGGCAACGTGCGCGAACTTGAAAATGCGATTGAGCGCGCGATCGTGCTGGCGGGCGAACGGGATATTACCCCGGACGAGCTGATCATACCAAGAGTGCTGAAGACTCCCGGCGGATCGCGGTCGCTGCGCGAGCATGAGCGCGAATACGTTTTGCGCACACTTGAAGAAATGGGCGGCAACAAGACGAAAACGGCCTCGGCGCTCGGTGTGTCATTACGTTGGCTTCACTACAAGCTGGCAGAGTGGAAGGATGGCGGCAACTGA
- a CDS encoding serine/threonine protein kinase codes for MSNDRVKLVREISRSGIATVWEGWDNSLDRKVLVKSIHPQFARDADLRIRFEREARAIARLSHPNVVQIYDIQSGEDSLSLLLEYVDGETLGSLLKRRGVLPYGVALRVMTDILSGLEEAHKNGIIHRDLKPDNILIAQTGAVKITDFGLASLRDLPAVTQEGMVVGTPTYMSPEQALGGETGPQTDLFTCGAMFFEMLTGNRLIKGDNLGEAFQNVMKYRTPDLGEWSDFIPPHAIKVLEQLIDRDPSARQESAHATREALISDPPEPVADLTRLTAFLSGNERTEPAIPVEHRKKPHPMILWLVLSAVVLAVVLIGLFSMAKKEQPPVTKSETKQPVDTVVTPPVEIPDTTHIRDTLSRTVDTSQAPPKPKPRDTLAVTPPIEEKPVPTGPSFVTITSTPWARVFFNDSLLGTTPLVTPIKLPSGMGSFLFLNDQIGLPVTRQVQLPAADTIEINADLQESVGRLRVASVRPWADVFVDGQMKFRTPSTQVVYLPLGSHTLELRHPNYPTYHKELIFENGDPVYEVHVDLTQL; via the coding sequence ATGAGCAATGATCGTGTAAAACTTGTTCGAGAAATCTCGCGCAGCGGGATTGCCACGGTTTGGGAAGGCTGGGACAACAGTCTCGACCGGAAAGTGCTTGTGAAATCAATTCATCCGCAGTTCGCGCGCGATGCCGATCTGCGGATTCGTTTTGAAAGGGAAGCGCGGGCAATTGCGCGATTGTCGCACCCGAATGTCGTGCAGATCTACGACATTCAGTCCGGAGAAGACTCACTCTCTCTGTTGTTGGAGTATGTAGATGGAGAGACGCTTGGAAGTTTGTTGAAACGGCGCGGCGTGCTGCCGTACGGAGTTGCGCTTCGAGTTATGACCGACATTCTGTCGGGACTTGAAGAAGCGCACAAGAACGGGATCATTCACCGTGACCTGAAGCCGGACAACATCTTGATTGCGCAAACCGGCGCCGTGAAAATCACGGACTTCGGCCTTGCAAGCCTTCGCGACTTGCCTGCCGTGACGCAGGAAGGAATGGTGGTCGGAACTCCGACCTATATGTCGCCCGAACAGGCCTTGGGCGGCGAAACCGGACCGCAAACGGATTTGTTTACGTGCGGTGCGATGTTCTTTGAGATGCTGACGGGGAATCGCTTGATCAAAGGCGACAATCTGGGAGAAGCGTTCCAGAACGTGATGAAATACCGCACACCGGACTTGGGTGAGTGGAGCGATTTCATTCCGCCGCACGCGATCAAGGTCTTGGAGCAATTGATTGACCGCGATCCGTCGGCACGGCAGGAGTCAGCACATGCAACACGGGAAGCTCTGATTTCGGATCCCCCAGAGCCCGTGGCGGACTTGACGAGACTAACAGCTTTCCTTTCGGGGAACGAGCGCACCGAGCCCGCGATTCCTGTCGAGCACCGCAAGAAACCTCACCCGATGATTCTTTGGTTGGTCTTGTCGGCTGTCGTACTGGCAGTGGTTCTCATTGGACTGTTTAGCATGGCAAAGAAAGAACAGCCTCCAGTAACGAAGAGTGAGACCAAACAGCCCGTTGACACAGTGGTTACTCCGCCTGTTGAGATACCCGACACGACGCACATCAGAGATACTCTTTCCCGTACGGTTGACACATCTCAAGCGCCTCCAAAGCCCAAACCGCGCGACACGTTAGCTGTAACGCCGCCCATTGAAGAAAAGCCCGTTCCCACGGGGCCCTCATTCGTGACGATTACGAGCACACCATGGGCAAGAGTCTTTTTCAATGACTCGCTCTTGGGAACAACTCCGTTAGTTACTCCGATAAAACTCCCGTCCGGTATGGGAAGTTTTCTCTTTCTGAATGATCAAATAGGACTGCCCGTTACACGACAGGTACAGTTGCCTGCCGCAGATACAATTGAAATAAACGCTGATCTTCAGGAATCTGTTGGTCGACTTAGAGTCGCCTCAGTTCGACCGTGGGCGGATGTTTTTGTGGACGGGCAAATGAAATTCAGAACACCTTCCACACAAGTCGTCTACCTGCCGCTGGGCAGCCACACCCTCGAACTACGCCACCCCAATTACCCAACCTATCACAAAGAACTCATCTTCGAAAACGGGGATCCCGTCTACGAGGTGCACGTCGATCTCACCCAGCTTTAG
- a CDS encoding ATP-binding cassette domain-containing protein — translation MIELHDLTKSYGGVKAVDAVSLSVPKGQILGFLGPNGAGKTTTMRMITGYMPPTSGTITVDGLTMEKDSLAIREKIGYLPELAPVYQDMNVLDYLHYVCALRKIPKEQIHTRIKEVVDRCGLGAVLGKDVGQLSKGYKQRVGLAQAIIHNPEYLILDEPTAGLDPNQIVEIRALIKELGREKTVILSTHILSEVQATCSRVIIISGGKLVADNTPEGLQAGLQGRTVLMLTLKGNGDGAISKLKSLPSVEEARNVQTGKSGESKFRVESAANSDVREDVFKLAVSENWIVLEMIPETQSLEEVFHKLTAA, via the coding sequence ATGATTGAGCTTCACGATCTGACGAAGTCATATGGCGGAGTCAAAGCCGTGGACGCGGTTTCGCTCAGTGTACCGAAGGGACAGATTCTCGGATTTCTGGGACCCAACGGTGCGGGCAAGACCACGACCATGAGGATGATTACGGGCTATATGCCTCCAACCTCCGGAACGATCACAGTAGATGGCCTGACGATGGAAAAGGATTCTCTCGCCATTCGCGAAAAGATCGGCTATTTGCCGGAACTTGCACCTGTGTATCAGGACATGAATGTCCTCGACTACCTCCATTATGTGTGCGCATTGCGAAAGATTCCCAAGGAACAGATTCACACCCGCATCAAAGAAGTTGTGGATCGCTGCGGACTGGGCGCGGTTCTCGGGAAAGACGTCGGTCAGCTTTCCAAGGGGTACAAGCAGCGCGTCGGCTTGGCTCAAGCGATTATCCACAATCCCGAGTATCTGATTTTGGACGAGCCGACTGCAGGACTTGACCCGAACCAGATCGTCGAGATCCGAGCATTGATCAAAGAGCTCGGGCGTGAGAAAACGGTAATCCTTTCCACGCACATTCTGTCCGAGGTACAGGCCACATGCTCTCGGGTGATTATCATCAGCGGCGGCAAGCTGGTCGCAGACAATACTCCTGAGGGCCTGCAAGCGGGCCTGCAAGGTCGAACTGTGCTGATGCTTACGCTTAAGGGGAACGGTGACGGTGCGATCTCAAAGCTGAAGTCTCTTCCCTCCGTCGAAGAAGCGCGAAATGTCCAAACCGGCAAGTCCGGCGAGAGCAAATTCCGTGTGGAGAGTGCGGCGAATTCTGATGTGCGGGAAGACGTATTCAAGCTCGCGGTGAGTGAAAACTGGATTGTGCTTGAGATGATTCCGGAGACCCAGAGTCTCGAAGAAGTGTTCCACAAGCTAACGGCGGCCTAA
- a CDS encoding ABC transporter permease subunit, whose translation MHNIMVIARREFKSYFDSPVAYIVLTFFLIITGYFFTSNLFLANQADLRTLWGIVPLLFVFFIPAISMRLLADEKKSGTIELLYTYPIKDSEIVVGKYLAALGLLGVVLVCTLFYAFTIASLGNIDTGQTVAGYVGLVLMAAAYLAIGVFASSVTDNQIVAFILALFISFFFFIADKILFFLPSGLAGVFEYLGIEYHFQNVARGVIDTRNLLYFASVIFFALLLASHALSRRRGD comes from the coding sequence ATGCACAACATTATGGTTATTGCCCGCCGGGAATTCAAATCCTACTTCGATTCGCCGGTTGCGTACATCGTCTTGACGTTCTTTTTGATTATCACGGGCTACTTCTTCACGAGTAACTTGTTCCTGGCCAATCAGGCGGACCTCAGAACTCTTTGGGGAATCGTCCCGTTGTTGTTTGTGTTTTTTATTCCCGCGATTTCGATGAGGCTATTGGCCGACGAAAAGAAATCGGGCACGATTGAGTTGCTCTACACCTATCCAATTAAGGACTCAGAGATCGTCGTCGGCAAGTATCTTGCTGCCTTGGGCCTCTTGGGAGTTGTTTTGGTGTGCACGCTTTTCTACGCGTTCACGATTGCAAGTTTAGGAAACATCGATACGGGTCAAACGGTTGCCGGATATGTCGGACTGGTCTTAATGGCCGCCGCGTATCTGGCTATCGGAGTGTTTGCATCGTCGGTGACAGACAACCAGATTGTCGCTTTCATTCTGGCTCTGTTCATTTCGTTCTTCTTCTTCATCGCCGACAAGATATTGTTCTTCCTGCCCAGCGGCTTAGCGGGCGTGTTCGAGTATCTTGGCATTGAGTACCACTTCCAAAATGTGGCACGCGGAGTAATTGACACTCGAAATCTATTGTATTTTGCGTCAGTTATTTTCTTCGCGCTGCTTCTCGCAAGTCATGCGCTTTCGCGCCGGAGGGGGGACTAA
- a CDS encoding Gldg family protein encodes MKKTWSVSNISTLLVIAAIIVVVNLIGLRLFARADLTEQKIYTLSQASRNVVGNLNDRLTVKAYFTKDLPPPYNANARYVRDILEDYRTYGKGNFYFEFVDPADEEQLEKEAQSYRVQPAQVNVMEKDALQLKKVYMGLVLIYGDKHETIPLIQSVNNFEYEMTSTIKRLVAEKLPKVGFLTNYGIPDLGQDLRTVTSSLSRYYEVVPIDTKSGTEMIPEDVDVLCIVAPKEPIDDWTKFVVDQFVMRGGKVAWFVNKVQGDASTGQATQLQLDIDDWTRRYGFTVANNLVLDANGAMINIQRQQGMFMMTNLVRYSCFPEVTDFNQDQPITKGLNSGTLFFPSSIDTVTPSEGSVQITPLIQSSELTNVQVGQFDINPETRRDRSQFTGGKKLFAAALTGSFPSYFKGKSVPMPADSMASAPAVNILTESPDTRMVVVGDGNMLGGQYMQQGSPNLVLFLNIVDWLSQDTDLLAIRSRDAAVRPLDPNITDETKQRVKMADMIVPPALVLLLGLYRWNRRRKKKEVTL; translated from the coding sequence ATGAAGAAAACTTGGTCAGTATCTAATATCTCGACCCTTTTGGTGATTGCCGCGATAATCGTCGTGGTGAATTTGATCGGCTTAAGGCTATTTGCCCGCGCCGATCTGACCGAACAGAAGATCTATACGCTGAGTCAAGCCTCGCGCAACGTCGTCGGAAATCTCAACGACCGTCTGACGGTGAAGGCCTACTTCACCAAAGATCTCCCGCCGCCCTACAACGCCAATGCGCGCTATGTCCGCGACATTCTGGAAGACTACCGCACATACGGCAAGGGCAATTTCTATTTTGAGTTCGTTGACCCGGCGGACGAAGAACAGCTTGAGAAAGAAGCGCAATCATACCGCGTTCAGCCGGCACAGGTTAACGTGATGGAAAAAGACGCGCTCCAACTCAAGAAAGTGTACATGGGACTCGTGCTCATTTATGGTGACAAACACGAGACCATACCGCTGATCCAGTCGGTCAACAATTTCGAGTACGAAATGACGTCGACGATCAAACGCCTGGTAGCGGAGAAGTTGCCCAAGGTCGGTTTTCTGACGAACTACGGCATACCTGATTTGGGTCAGGACCTGCGCACGGTGACCAGTTCATTGTCGCGCTACTACGAAGTCGTGCCGATTGACACGAAGTCAGGAACGGAAATGATCCCTGAGGACGTGGATGTCCTGTGCATCGTTGCGCCCAAAGAACCGATTGACGATTGGACCAAATTTGTCGTGGATCAATTCGTCATGCGCGGGGGAAAGGTTGCGTGGTTCGTCAACAAAGTTCAGGGTGACGCATCCACCGGACAAGCCACTCAACTGCAGCTCGATATCGACGATTGGACTCGCCGCTACGGATTTACCGTTGCAAATAACCTCGTGCTTGACGCCAACGGCGCGATGATCAATATCCAGCGCCAGCAGGGTATGTTCATGATGACGAATCTTGTGCGCTACTCCTGCTTCCCGGAAGTTACCGATTTCAATCAAGACCAGCCGATTACCAAGGGTCTGAACAGCGGCACGCTGTTCTTCCCGAGCTCAATCGACACGGTGACGCCTTCCGAAGGTTCTGTGCAGATTACGCCGTTGATTCAGTCCTCGGAACTTACCAACGTTCAGGTCGGACAGTTCGACATAAATCCGGAAACGCGGAGAGATCGTTCACAATTTACGGGTGGAAAGAAACTGTTTGCGGCCGCACTTACGGGATCGTTTCCGTCGTATTTCAAGGGCAAAAGCGTTCCGATGCCTGCGGACTCGATGGCTTCCGCGCCTGCCGTGAATATCTTGACCGAGAGTCCCGACACTCGTATGGTAGTTGTTGGTGACGGCAATATGCTCGGCGGACAGTATATGCAGCAGGGCAGTCCCAATCTCGTTTTGTTCTTGAATATCGTGGATTGGCTGTCACAGGACACGGATCTTTTGGCCATTCGCTCGCGCGACGCCGCGGTCCGTCCGCTTGATCCCAACATCACGGATGAAACGAAACAGCGCGTTAAGATGGCTGACATGATTGTACCTCCCGCGCTGGTGCTGTTGCTTGGTCTTTACCGTTGGAACCGTCGCCGCAAAAAGAAGGAGGTAACACTGTGA
- a CDS encoding DUF4340 domain-containing protein has protein sequence MNKTLVLAAVLFALIAVYWAMTSKEPIAKTNIPLLAADSASVTELEIITATDTTDLKKEGDGWKLMGAKVYPANPANVGRALQRFSQMTKKAMVTDKPERYGEFDVDSDKGVLVNITTNGKHESVFLGKAGPTMQTSYARLEGSDEVWEIGGNHTSAFRRPPADWRDKTITALAMDSISHVTIRHDGETLDLQKQDTLWKASENGVEFPAVKQQVERITRMLSRINAVEFADSLSDETFTNPKATVHAEMMDGSTVDLAFVPRDDKQYYVRKKGALSDFVLYNSTVEVFFKKKDELLDKEKPAG, from the coding sequence GTGAACAAGACTTTAGTTTTGGCCGCCGTGCTCTTCGCTTTGATTGCGGTTTACTGGGCCATGACGTCTAAAGAACCGATTGCAAAGACGAATATTCCGTTGCTTGCCGCGGACAGCGCGTCCGTAACAGAATTGGAAATTATTACGGCGACGGATACGACCGATTTGAAAAAAGAAGGCGACGGATGGAAGCTCATGGGAGCCAAGGTCTATCCCGCCAACCCCGCGAACGTGGGACGTGCCTTGCAGAGGTTTTCACAGATGACCAAGAAAGCCATGGTTACCGACAAGCCGGAGCGCTATGGCGAATTTGACGTAGACAGCGATAAAGGTGTCCTCGTAAACATCACGACGAATGGCAAGCACGAGTCAGTATTTTTGGGCAAAGCGGGCCCGACCATGCAAACCAGCTATGCGCGTTTGGAAGGAAGTGACGAAGTTTGGGAAATCGGCGGAAATCATACGTCCGCGTTTCGCAGGCCCCCTGCTGACTGGCGCGACAAAACAATAACGGCACTTGCCATGGACAGCATAAGTCATGTGACCATCAGGCACGACGGCGAGACTCTTGACTTGCAGAAGCAGGACACGTTGTGGAAAGCGTCTGAAAATGGCGTTGAGTTCCCGGCAGTCAAGCAACAAGTCGAGAGAATCACGCGGATGTTGTCGCGCATCAATGCCGTCGAGTTTGCCGACTCACTCAGCGATGAGACGTTTACAAATCCCAAGGCAACGGTACATGCCGAGATGATGGACGGGTCCACGGTCGATCTGGCTTTTGTCCCCCGAGACGACAAGCAGTATTATGTTCGCAAGAAAGGCGCGCTTTCGGATTTCGTGCTATACAATAGTACGGTCGAAGTGTTCTTCAAAAAGAAAGATGAATTGCTTGACAAAGAAAAGCCCGCGGGATAG